The following coding sequences lie in one Candidatus Bathyarchaeia archaeon genomic window:
- a CDS encoding branched-chain amino acid ABC transporter permease — translation MKIQLSPKLYLPLLVLMMAAIIPPFLPPFFLHVMTMIALFSYLGSAWNILCGYTGKLAWGHSAFFGIGAYVSTALYMLYGITPWAGMFLGALLAASYGAFCGAFLFRFGLGGHYLVIATIALSEIVRVIFINWADMGGAWGLLMPVVPDSWYDFQFHVNRLPYYYIALAMLLSIILIELKIVRSRLGYYFVAIKDDEAMAESLGINTFKYKLLAMIISAGLTGFAGTFYAQYVLYIAPDTVMPVGMSTEILIGPVVGGMGTIAGPIIGAAIIQPIHEFTRAYVIAYTKRAGLDYVVAGVLMVLVAILRPRGVVEWFDKAYAKILSALPYPTEGSE, via the coding sequence ATGAAGATTCAGTTATCACCGAAGCTCTATCTTCCCCTTCTCGTTCTTATGATGGCGGCGATAATACCACCATTTTTGCCTCCATTTTTCCTTCACGTCATGACCATGATCGCCTTATTTTCATATTTGGGATCCGCTTGGAATATTTTATGCGGATATACCGGGAAGTTAGCGTGGGGTCACTCCGCCTTCTTTGGAATAGGGGCTTATGTTTCCACCGCCCTTTACATGCTCTACGGAATAACCCCTTGGGCTGGCATGTTCCTTGGAGCTTTGTTAGCGGCATCCTACGGCGCATTCTGTGGGGCATTTCTCTTCAGGTTTGGCCTTGGAGGACATTATCTAGTTATAGCGACGATAGCGCTCTCTGAAATAGTAAGGGTGATTTTCATAAACTGGGCCGATATGGGAGGGGCATGGGGGCTTTTAATGCCCGTTGTTCCAGATTCTTGGTATGACTTTCAATTCCATGTTAATAGGCTACCTTATTATTACATTGCGCTAGCCATGCTATTGTCAATTATCTTAATCGAGTTAAAAATAGTTAGATCAAGGCTTGGCTACTACTTTGTTGCTATAAAGGATGATGAGGCGATGGCAGAAAGTTTGGGCATCAATACTTTCAAATATAAGCTCCTAGCGATGATCATAAGCGCTGGCCTCACTGGATTTGCTGGCACGTTCTATGCACAGTACGTTCTCTATATAGCTCCGGATACTGTCATGCCAGTCGGGATGTCCACCGAGATACTCATAGGGCCCGTGGTTGGTGGAATGGGCACGATCGCTGGGCCGATCATCGGGGCCGCAATAATTCAGCCAATTCACGAATTCACTCGCGCATATGTGATCGCCTATACTAAAAGGGCTGGGCTGGATTACGTTGTAGCGGGCGTGCTCATGGTATTGGTAGCAATACTGCGACCTCGGGGGGTTGTTGAATGGTTTGATAAGGCCTATGCCAAAATCCTTAGCGCCCTACCATATCCTACGGAGGGGTCCGAATGA
- the hypA gene encoding hydrogenase maturation nickel metallochaperone HypA, with product MHEFSTMQSIIEVVLKAAKENGAERILSVELEVGEMTLLNPEQLRFAFSILSRGTIAEGASLRIEVIPCVIKCKRCGYRGGVGPPMGEDHFIPIIPRCPKCGSSELSIESGRECSIKRIKVKVS from the coding sequence TTGCATGAGTTCTCGACCATGCAATCGATCATTGAGGTCGTGTTGAAGGCGGCGAAGGAGAACGGGGCTGAGAGGATCTTATCCGTGGAGTTGGAGGTGGGGGAGATGACCTTGCTGAACCCGGAGCAATTGAGGTTCGCCTTCTCGATCCTCTCGAGGGGCACGATCGCGGAGGGGGCCTCGTTGAGGATCGAGGTCATCCCATGCGTCATAAAATGCAAGAGGTGCGGTTATAGGGGTGGGGTTGGGCCCCCCATGGGCGAGGATCACTTCATACCGATAATCCCTAGGTGCCCGAAATGCGGCAGCTCGGAGCTCTCCATAGAATCCGGGAGGGAATGCTCGATAAAGAGGATAAAGGTCAAGGTGTCTTAA
- a CDS encoding thiamine pyrophosphate-binding protein, translated as MKAGRVLLETLRAHNVEYVFGFCGETTLPLYVEWLNYPEIRHILARDERSSCFMADAYARLSFKPGVNESPSVGSTHVIPGVAEAYKASVPMVIFSTDVPLYLEKKNALTGIDQTLLFRGITKETITITKASEIPHAIRRAFRLATTGKPGPVHLRLPIDVLEEDVKEPDIYAHPDFTKYPGHRPIAELEKIKEALRLIYNSERPVVICGQGVLYSQAWDEVAEIAEFFGMPVGTTMTGKGSIAEIHPLSIGVVGARGGTGFSNKVIEDSDLIFYIGCNTDSAGTDNWRLPPQDSEKKIIHLDISEAEASNNYRTDVILIGDAKATLRTMMEIASKDITKKTRKEVWIRTIFEEYRKYSEYIRDFMESEEEPVHPLRLIRELSAILPKDVVILADPGTSAIYASAFYKVKNAGRSIIFNYALGALGYAIPASVGAICARPNACIVALTGDGSFGFTAGELETIKRIGGNIKIILFNNVSFGWIRAAFRFGYGPRYFATDFSDVDYVKIAEGFGLMAYRICGPNDIGPVLKSAFDEGPALVEVRVKPEDELVPPVPSWAKKARELGLRYVY; from the coding sequence TTGAAGGCTGGAAGGGTTCTGCTTGAAACATTGAGGGCGCATAATGTTGAATACGTATTCGGCTTTTGTGGTGAAACCACTCTGCCTTTGTATGTGGAGTGGCTAAATTATCCAGAGATCCGCCACATCCTAGCTAGGGATGAGAGGAGCTCTTGCTTCATGGCCGACGCTTACGCTAGGCTCTCATTCAAACCTGGAGTTAATGAAAGCCCGAGCGTGGGCTCAACCCATGTTATCCCAGGAGTGGCGGAAGCTTACAAGGCCTCGGTTCCCATGGTAATTTTTTCAACCGATGTCCCGCTCTATCTCGAGAAAAAGAATGCGCTCACTGGGATCGATCAAACATTGCTTTTCAGAGGGATAACTAAGGAAACAATAACAATAACGAAGGCCTCAGAGATTCCCCATGCGATAAGAAGAGCGTTCAGGCTCGCTACCACCGGTAAGCCAGGGCCGGTCCACCTAAGATTGCCGATCGACGTCCTAGAGGAGGACGTTAAGGAGCCGGATATATACGCGCACCCAGATTTCACCAAATATCCTGGGCATAGGCCAATTGCAGAGTTAGAAAAGATCAAAGAGGCGTTGCGTCTAATCTACAATAGCGAAAGACCGGTAGTGATATGTGGTCAAGGGGTTTTATATTCCCAAGCTTGGGATGAGGTTGCAGAAATCGCCGAGTTCTTCGGGATGCCGGTAGGAACTACTATGACCGGTAAAGGGAGTATTGCGGAAATTCATCCTCTTTCCATAGGGGTCGTTGGTGCCCGCGGTGGCACGGGTTTTTCTAATAAGGTGATAGAGGATTCCGATCTGATATTCTATATCGGATGCAATACCGATTCCGCTGGGACGGATAATTGGAGGCTCCCGCCCCAAGACTCAGAAAAGAAGATCATACACTTGGATATCAGCGAGGCAGAGGCAAGCAATAACTATCGAACAGATGTGATATTGATTGGGGATGCGAAGGCAACGCTGAGGACAATGATGGAGATAGCAAGCAAAGATATTACAAAAAAAACTCGTAAGGAAGTTTGGATTAGAACAATTTTCGAAGAATATAGAAAGTATAGTGAATACATAAGAGACTTTATGGAATCCGAAGAAGAACCCGTACACCCGCTTAGGCTTATAAGGGAACTATCTGCCATCCTTCCAAAAGATGTCGTAATACTCGCGGATCCAGGAACTAGCGCGATATACGCTTCAGCATTTTATAAAGTGAAAAATGCCGGAAGGAGCATCATATTCAATTATGCCTTGGGAGCCTTAGGATACGCCATCCCCGCAAGTGTTGGGGCTATTTGCGCAAGACCGAATGCTTGCATAGTCGCTTTAACCGGCGATGGGAGCTTTGGATTCACGGCAGGAGAATTGGAAACCATCAAAAGAATTGGCGGGAATATTAAGATAATCTTATTTAATAACGTTAGCTTCGGATGGATAAGGGCGGCTTTTCGATTCGGATACGGCCCGAGATATTTTGCGACAGATTTCAGCGATGTCGACTATGTGAAGATTGCGGAGGGGTTCGGCTTAATGGCATATAGGATATGTGGCCCCAATGATATTGGGCCTGTCCTAAAAAGCGCTTTTGATGAAGGGCCAGCATTAGTGGAGGTGAGGGTTAAACCGGAGGACGAATTGGTCCCTCCCGTGCCTTCTTGGGCTAAAAAGGCGAGGGAGCTTGGGCTTAGATACGTGTATTAA
- a CDS encoding ABC transporter ATP-binding protein encodes MLSVEGLSASYGDVQVLWNISFYVKEGEVIVIVGSNGAGKTTTLRVLAGLMYPKNGTIIFSGEDISKIPPHERVKKGIALIPEGRMLFTRLTVEENLKLGAITPKARKARDETLKWIYELFPILKERKKQIAGTLSGGEQQMLAIARGLMSQPKLLMLDEPSLGLAPKIVAQVFELLREINRQGITILLVEQNVWRALEIADRGYVMETGRIVLSDSGKHLLNNEYMKKSYLGI; translated from the coding sequence ATGCTTAGCGTTGAAGGCCTTAGCGCCTCCTATGGAGATGTCCAAGTTTTGTGGAATATATCCTTCTACGTAAAAGAGGGGGAGGTAATTGTAATAGTTGGTTCAAATGGAGCGGGGAAGACTACTACGCTTAGGGTGCTTGCAGGACTCATGTATCCAAAAAATGGTACAATTATTTTCTCTGGGGAAGATATATCGAAAATTCCGCCTCATGAGAGGGTAAAAAAAGGCATAGCCTTAATTCCAGAGGGGAGAATGCTATTCACTCGCTTAACCGTTGAGGAAAATTTGAAGCTGGGAGCTATCACACCAAAGGCGAGGAAGGCTAGGGATGAAACCCTAAAATGGATATATGAACTCTTCCCAATTTTGAAAGAGAGAAAGAAACAAATAGCCGGAACTCTGAGCGGGGGGGAGCAACAGATGTTGGCAATAGCGCGGGGTTTAATGTCACAACCAAAGCTATTGATGCTCGATGAACCGTCTCTTGGATTGGCTCCCAAAATAGTAGCCCAAGTTTTCGAATTGCTCAGGGAAATAAATAGGCAAGGTATCACAATCCTTTTAGTGGAGCAAAATGTTTGGCGTGCGCTAGAAATTGCCGATAGGGGGTATGTGATGGAAACTGGAAGGATTGTGTTGAGCGACTCCGGAAAGCACCTTTTGAATAACGAATATATGAAAAAATCATACTTGGGCATATGA
- a CDS encoding zinc metalloprotease HtpX, with protein sequence MGGLLKLRLTILGTTTLLIAISTLFMAVLLSLIGALNILSLIFMVILFNLGQWLIAPYLIDALYRAEEIPEGRHWLSEVVKKLSAKSGLRAPKLMLANIPIPNAFAYGSPLSGPKIAVTKGLLNVLEREEVEAVIGHELGHLKHRDVQFMMFLSVLPAIFYYLGYSLMYSSWYGGYRDRERSSSPAILIGIASIAIYWILNLIVLGLSRLREYYADAHSVSIVEDGRRKLSEALAKIVAFTWRGGAGRMGGAYGSFKCLFITDPDRAEEDFREVYGVGGLRDEQLVREVMSREITILDRIMELFSTHPNIVKRLRAIQSL encoded by the coding sequence ATGGGCGGGTTACTAAAGCTCAGGTTAACGATCCTCGGCACAACGACCTTGCTGATAGCTATCTCCACGCTCTTCATGGCCGTATTGCTGAGCCTAATTGGTGCCTTGAATATATTATCCCTGATCTTCATGGTAATCCTATTTAACCTTGGGCAATGGTTGATCGCGCCGTATCTAATAGACGCCCTATATAGGGCAGAGGAGATACCGGAGGGGAGGCATTGGCTCAGCGAGGTCGTAAAGAAGCTGAGCGCCAAGAGCGGGTTGAGGGCGCCAAAGTTGATGCTGGCCAATATTCCCATCCCCAACGCCTTCGCATACGGCTCCCCTTTGAGTGGGCCCAAGATCGCCGTCACCAAGGGCCTCCTGAATGTCTTGGAGAGGGAGGAAGTGGAGGCCGTCATCGGCCATGAGCTTGGGCACTTGAAGCATAGGGATGTGCAATTCATGATGTTCCTATCCGTCCTGCCGGCCATATTCTATTACTTGGGGTATTCCCTGATGTACTCCTCTTGGTACGGGGGATATAGGGATAGGGAGAGGAGCAGCTCGCCCGCGATCCTAATAGGTATAGCGAGCATAGCCATATACTGGATCCTGAACCTAATAGTCCTAGGCCTCAGCAGATTGAGGGAGTACTACGCCGATGCCCATAGCGTCAGCATTGTAGAGGATGGTCGGAGGAAGTTATCGGAGGCCTTGGCGAAGATCGTGGCCTTCACGTGGAGGGGGGGCGCTGGGCGAATGGGTGGCGCCTATGGGAGCTTCAAGTGCCTCTTCATAACCGATCCGGATCGGGCCGAGGAGGACTTCCGCGAGGTTTATGGAGTGGGGGGCCTCAGGGATGAGCAATTGGTCAGGGAGGTTATGTCCAGAGAGATCACGATATTGGACAGGATTATGGAGCTATTCTCAACCCATCCGAACATAGTGAAGCGATTGAGGGCCATACAATCCCTTTGA
- a CDS encoding ABC transporter ATP-binding protein, which translates to MTDILEVRGLTKRFEGLVALSNVSLNVKEGEILGLIGPNGAGKTTLFNCITGFHSPDAGSVIFDGEDITNLVPHIIARKGIARTFQVVRAFHSMSVLDSVITGALCKARDVKEAKRIAMEVLEFTGLMKKKNIPAHSLTIVDRKRLGLASALATKPRLLLLDEVVAGLNPVEIDEIVGLLRRIREAGITLFVVEHVMRLIMSIADRIIVLHHGEKIAEGRPREIAENQKVIEAYLGERYA; encoded by the coding sequence ATGACCGATATATTAGAAGTGAGGGGTTTGACAAAGCGCTTTGAGGGGTTGGTAGCCCTTAGTAATGTGAGCTTGAACGTGAAAGAAGGGGAGATCTTGGGATTAATCGGCCCAAATGGGGCTGGAAAGACTACGCTGTTCAACTGCATCACGGGCTTCCATTCCCCAGATGCGGGATCGGTGATATTTGATGGAGAGGATATCACCAACTTAGTTCCACATATTATTGCGAGGAAAGGCATCGCTAGGACCTTCCAAGTTGTAAGAGCCTTTCATAGCATGAGCGTTCTGGATAGCGTAATAACCGGCGCGCTATGTAAAGCAAGGGATGTGAAAGAGGCAAAGCGCATCGCCATGGAAGTACTTGAGTTCACAGGCTTAATGAAGAAGAAAAACATCCCGGCCCATAGCTTGACGATCGTGGATCGCAAGCGCCTTGGATTAGCATCTGCGTTAGCTACCAAGCCAAGATTATTATTGTTGGATGAAGTCGTGGCTGGTTTGAATCCCGTGGAGATTGATGAGATCGTTGGCTTATTGAGAAGGATACGGGAGGCCGGAATAACGCTATTTGTTGTGGAACATGTGATGCGGTTGATCATGTCGATCGCTGATAGGATCATAGTGTTGCATCATGGCGAGAAGATAGCTGAAGGTAGGCCAAGGGAGATCGCCGAGAACCAGAAAGTTATCGAAGCTTATTTGGGGGAGAGATATGCTTAG
- a CDS encoding DUF4392 domain-containing protein, whose product MEKNIEYIGEGIDRLITLDIRARGVIYNLYNATRELASGPIALRVARSLKEAVKKGGSVVITTGFIVLPQKIQETDGPLGAAALAKSLSVAFDVGSILITEEPSRGIMTSTLRALGMDVKKDEDAFDPADKKSALVLSFPSELREARVEAERILDKFAPSFVLAIEKAGRNAKGEYHTMKGINISPFHAKIEPLIEGARNRRILTVGIGDGGNEVGMGNIKSAVEKFVPYAKVCQCPCKGGIAAESRVDELVVASISNWGAYGIEACIAELTGKGEALHTPEEEEKMLKYALEAGAVDGVTGKPQLSVDGVPMKVHSSIIRVLEGFIGK is encoded by the coding sequence ATGGAAAAAAATATAGAATATATCGGGGAGGGAATCGATAGGCTGATTACCTTAGACATTAGGGCTAGGGGAGTGATATACAATCTTTATAATGCTACCCGAGAATTGGCTAGTGGTCCCATTGCCTTAAGGGTTGCTAGAAGCCTTAAGGAGGCAGTTAAAAAGGGCGGATCAGTTGTTATAACGACTGGCTTTATAGTTCTACCACAAAAAATACAGGAAACGGATGGTCCCCTCGGAGCCGCTGCTTTAGCCAAATCCTTATCAGTAGCGTTTGACGTTGGCTCGATTCTCATTACGGAGGAGCCGTCAAGGGGAATAATGACTTCAACCTTGCGCGCATTAGGAATGGATGTGAAAAAGGACGAGGATGCGTTCGATCCTGCAGATAAAAAATCAGCCCTTGTTCTAAGCTTTCCATCGGAATTGCGGGAAGCTAGGGTTGAGGCGGAAAGGATACTAGATAAGTTCGCTCCTTCTTTTGTCCTCGCGATAGAGAAGGCTGGAAGGAACGCCAAGGGCGAATATCACACGATGAAGGGGATTAACATAAGCCCATTTCATGCTAAGATAGAGCCGCTGATTGAGGGGGCTCGCAATCGCAGGATTTTAACTGTGGGGATTGGGGACGGTGGGAATGAAGTTGGGATGGGGAACATAAAGAGCGCCGTGGAAAAATTCGTCCCTTATGCAAAGGTTTGCCAATGCCCATGTAAAGGCGGGATCGCTGCCGAATCGAGGGTCGATGAGTTGGTTGTGGCATCGATCTCAAATTGGGGAGCCTATGGAATAGAGGCTTGCATCGCCGAATTGACTGGGAAGGGTGAGGCGCTTCATACGCCCGAGGAGGAGGAAAAAATGCTTAAATATGCATTGGAGGCGGGGGCTGTCGATGGCGTTACCGGAAAGCCGCAGCTTTCGGTCGATGGGGTTCCCATGAAGGTTCATTCATCGATAATAAGGGTGCTTGAGGGCTTTATAGGAAAGTGA
- a CDS encoding tripartite tricarboxylate transporter substrate binding protein — MIDRKVIAAVIAIVIMVAVGAGFYISQQRPVQPAYPTSNIKHIMPWSAGGGTDIVMRAFMNHAEKYLPVKIYTENIVGASSGTGVYALMGSKPDGYTIGTLTWDSVITVPFFGLVPGYDLNKLKFICTVTDHATLIAVHRDSPWKTLKELIEDAKRRPGEISVSNVGLGGVWHLPVLDLERKAGIKFRHVPFPGGAAPQREALIKREVEVACISYGGIFPAIKSGDARVLAVMSESRIPELPDVPTFKELGYDIVWGSFRVIAVPKDTPDYAVKALEEAFKKAANDPEFKKWLSEAGGGGWSWKGSAETEKYVREMQKSAFLLLEELVKEGVIKKS; from the coding sequence ATGATTGATAGGAAAGTTATCGCCGCAGTAATAGCGATAGTGATAATGGTAGCCGTAGGCGCCGGATTTTATATAAGCCAACAAAGGCCAGTGCAACCCGCCTATCCCACCTCCAACATAAAGCACATAATGCCTTGGAGCGCGGGCGGCGGAACGGACATTGTGATGAGGGCTTTCATGAATCATGCGGAAAAGTATCTGCCGGTAAAAATTTACACAGAAAACATTGTTGGGGCCAGCAGTGGGACCGGGGTTTACGCATTAATGGGATCCAAGCCGGATGGATACACCATTGGAACTCTCACTTGGGACAGCGTAATCACGGTGCCATTCTTCGGGTTGGTTCCCGGATACGACTTGAATAAATTGAAGTTCATATGCACTGTGACGGATCATGCCACTTTAATAGCCGTTCATCGCGACTCCCCTTGGAAGACCCTTAAGGAATTGATAGAGGACGCCAAGAGAAGGCCTGGGGAAATCTCCGTTTCCAACGTCGGGCTTGGAGGCGTATGGCATTTGCCCGTTCTCGATCTCGAGAGGAAGGCCGGCATTAAATTCCGTCACGTACCGTTCCCAGGAGGGGCAGCCCCGCAGAGGGAAGCCCTCATAAAAAGGGAAGTGGAGGTCGCATGTATAAGCTATGGGGGGATCTTCCCCGCCATTAAATCTGGGGATGCCCGAGTTTTAGCGGTAATGTCGGAAAGCAGGATTCCAGAGCTTCCTGATGTACCAACCTTTAAGGAGTTGGGATATGATATCGTTTGGGGCAGCTTCAGGGTGATAGCCGTCCCGAAGGATACGCCGGACTATGCCGTTAAGGCTCTTGAAGAGGCCTTCAAAAAGGCGGCCAACGATCCGGAGTTCAAAAAATGGTTATCGGAGGCGGGCGGCGGGGGATGGTCTTGGAAGGGCTCGGCTGAAACAGAAAAATATGTAAGGGAGATGCAAAAAAGCGCCTTCTTGCTCTTGGAAGAGCTAGTAAAGGAAGGAGTGATCAAGAAGTCTTGA
- a CDS encoding flavodoxin family protein: protein MVKRTLVKVIGISGSPRAGGNTELLLSEALKAVEDEGGKAELISLAGREIKPCDACLSCTRTKACRIEDDLRIIFEKMRSCDGIILASPVYFGSATPQIKALIDRAGYLSNALGRVFENKVGGALVVGRRAGHNFALAQLLFFFLHQGMIVPGSSYWNVAFGREKGEVLKDSEGIKTARNFGRKLYWLCKALEGTPQPKLE, encoded by the coding sequence ATGGTGAAAAGGACTTTGGTTAAAGTCATTGGGATATCCGGGAGTCCTAGGGCCGGCGGGAACACCGAGCTCCTGTTATCCGAAGCCCTTAAGGCGGTGGAGGATGAGGGAGGGAAGGCCGAGCTGATAAGCTTGGCCGGTAGGGAGATCAAGCCATGCGATGCTTGCCTATCATGTACGAGGACGAAGGCCTGCCGCATCGAGGACGACCTGCGGATCATTTTTGAGAAAATGAGGAGTTGTGATGGGATAATATTGGCATCGCCCGTTTATTTCGGATCCGCGACGCCGCAGATAAAGGCCTTGATCGATAGGGCGGGGTACCTATCCAATGCCTTGGGGCGCGTCTTTGAGAATAAGGTCGGGGGGGCCTTGGTCGTGGGAAGGAGGGCCGGGCATAACTTCGCGCTGGCCCAATTGCTATTCTTCTTCCTTCATCAAGGCATGATAGTCCCGGGATCCAGCTATTGGAACGTTGCTTTCGGCAGGGAAAAGGGGGAGGTCCTGAAGGACTCGGAGGGCATTAAAACCGCGCGGAATTTCGGGAGGAAGCTTTACTGGCTTTGTAAAGCGCTGGAGGGAACCCCTCAACCTAAGCTCGAATGA
- a CDS encoding tripartite tricarboxylate transporter TctB family protein, translating into MNFNRDVLSSLILIGIATIYLTQILSLPPPFITEEPGPALYPLMIVFVIYTSSFWILLKGLKGGGKALFMKGLSRPLAFIILSVLYISILTSIGYFLSTTLYTLTIALMFDYGKRRIDKSLAYCSIVAVLVTLIGYVLFEILFGVSLPKWGI; encoded by the coding sequence ATGAATTTCAATCGGGATGTATTATCCTCTCTTATCCTCATTGGGATTGCCACCATTTATTTGACGCAGATTCTTTCCCTCCCCCCTCCCTTCATTACTGAGGAGCCTGGACCGGCCCTTTATCCATTAATGATAGTTTTTGTAATTTACACATCCTCTTTTTGGATTTTGTTAAAGGGATTAAAGGGTGGAGGAAAGGCCCTATTCATGAAGGGATTATCGCGCCCTCTTGCTTTTATAATCCTTTCCGTATTATACATATCCATTCTAACATCTATTGGATATTTCCTGAGCACTACATTATACACTCTAACCATTGCCCTAATGTTCGATTATGGAAAGAGAAGAATTGATAAATCGCTCGCCTATTGTTCCATCGTAGCCGTCTTAGTGACGCTCATAGGATATGTCTTGTTCGAAATCTTATTCGGTGTGTCCCTACCAAAGTGGGGAATATAG
- a CDS encoding tripartite tricarboxylate transporter permease yields the protein MAIEIINWLIALLQPIVFISFLLGFLIGLIFGIIPGLTATLAIALLLPFTFGMETVQALATCVAIYASGIYGGGITGTLINIPGTPGGAITTLEGYKLTLRGKAAKALTHGAFSSMIGGVLGTILAIILLEPIARASLVFQTHDKFSLVLMAIVVVSVLNTESIVKGIISTALGLMLATIGIDPLLPIPRFTFGVHSLTEGISLIAAVVGMFAVSEVLRQIEVGLDLSELAKRGHQKISRKELVPKREDFGKIGLKIYPKSALIGFFVGVLPGAGAAMAALLSYAEAKRSSKHKEEFGEGSLEGIVAAETANNAMCPGAIIPMLTFGIPGDSVTAVMLGVLLIHGLIPSPYIMFEKGNVVGPMLVGLIISSIMCYVSLLILGPLYAKILNLKGTVLYPFIAMIAFVGVYTATFSIPQLWMALFIGVATYLLSKADYPSVPFLMGYILGPMFENYLRTSLSISKGNPLIFLTSPLSAIFLLLAVIFAYFLGVRLSRVMKSIQ from the coding sequence ATGGCAATCGAAATAATTAACTGGCTCATTGCCCTCCTCCAACCAATAGTGTTTATCTCCTTTTTACTTGGTTTCCTAATAGGCTTGATATTCGGCATAATACCAGGCCTTACCGCGACGTTGGCGATAGCATTGCTCTTGCCCTTCACGTTCGGGATGGAAACAGTTCAAGCCCTTGCTACCTGCGTGGCGATCTATGCCTCCGGTATATATGGCGGAGGGATAACAGGCACTTTGATAAATATACCCGGAACGCCAGGGGGAGCGATAACGACCTTGGAGGGTTATAAATTGACTTTGAGGGGGAAGGCCGCGAAGGCCCTAACTCATGGGGCATTTTCATCAATGATCGGGGGGGTCCTAGGCACAATCTTGGCAATCATCCTTTTGGAGCCAATCGCCCGCGCCTCCTTGGTCTTTCAAACACACGATAAATTCTCCCTCGTCCTAATGGCCATCGTTGTTGTTTCGGTCCTAAATACCGAATCAATCGTTAAAGGGATCATTTCAACAGCTTTGGGCTTGATGTTGGCAACGATTGGTATCGACCCGCTCCTTCCGATACCTAGGTTCACATTCGGTGTGCATAGCCTGACTGAAGGCATTAGCTTAATAGCCGCCGTGGTAGGGATGTTCGCTGTTTCCGAAGTATTGAGGCAGATCGAGGTTGGCCTTGATCTATCGGAATTGGCCAAGAGGGGCCATCAGAAGATCTCGAGGAAGGAGCTTGTACCCAAGCGCGAAGATTTTGGAAAGATCGGGCTTAAAATATATCCAAAGAGCGCCCTGATAGGCTTTTTCGTCGGGGTTCTGCCCGGGGCTGGCGCTGCCATGGCGGCCCTCTTGTCCTATGCCGAAGCCAAGAGGAGCTCCAAGCATAAAGAGGAATTTGGCGAGGGATCCTTGGAAGGAATCGTAGCCGCTGAAACTGCAAATAATGCCATGTGCCCCGGGGCAATCATACCCATGCTGACCTTCGGGATACCCGGGGACTCCGTAACGGCCGTGATGCTAGGCGTCCTGTTGATACATGGCTTGATCCCAAGTCCTTACATAATGTTTGAGAAGGGCAATGTAGTTGGGCCAATGCTTGTGGGACTTATCATAAGCTCGATAATGTGCTATGTATCATTACTAATCCTTGGACCGTTGTATGCGAAAATATTGAACCTCAAGGGAACCGTCTTATATCCCTTCATTGCTATGATAGCGTTCGTGGGGGTTTATACGGCTACGTTCTCGATCCCGCAGCTTTGGATGGCGCTCTTCATAGGGGTCGCTACCTATCTGCTTTCCAAAGCGGATTATCCGTCCGTTCCATTCCTTATGGGCTACATCCTCGGCCCAATGTTCGAAAATTATCTCAGGACATCGCTATCTATAAGTAAGGGAAATCCCCTCATATTCCTGACCAGCCCGCTGAGCGCGATCTTTCTCTTGCTTGCTGTGATATTTGCATATTTCCTAGGCGTAAGACTGTCGCGCGTTATGAAATCAATTCAATGA